The following coding sequences are from one Mytilus trossulus isolate FHL-02 chromosome 8, PNRI_Mtr1.1.1.hap1, whole genome shotgun sequence window:
- the LOC134681465 gene encoding 52 kDa repressor of the inhibitor of the protein kinase-like: MKLKELCRTRWVERHDAFEIFWDFLPAIIETMEKIKSVDKSPVAISDTQSLENNITSFQFLVSLLVTMRCIGYLKQLSTSLQGRAVDVVSALESVSLVKEALQDVRDNIGEFHAKWYSQILKMADDLDVTPSKPRTCGRQTTRSNVPCESTEDYYKKTIAIPLLDHMLTEMNSRFGDLQIKASMGLQVIPAMIGQSSTTDFEYFVDDLPSPSTLEQEMHMWKLKWANESDPPSDIITALQNCISIIFPNVHQILKICGTFPVTSCECERSISRLRLVKTYLRSTMSTSRLSSLIMMYAHRNMTVNPKEVGMQYARKNPRRIVLPDILVD, translated from the exons ATGAAATTGAAGGAGTTATGCAGAACCAGATGGGTGGAGAGACATGATGCTTTTGAGATTTTTTGGGATTTCCTTCCAGCAATAATAGAAACCATGGAAAAGATCAAATCAGTGGACAAAAGCCCAGTTGCCATAAGTGACACACAAAGTCTAGAAAACAACATAACATCCTTTCAATTTCTAGTCTCCCTGCTTGTGACAATGAGATGTATTGGATACCTGAAACAACTTAGTACATCACTTCAAG gTAGAGCTGTTGATGTTGTGAGTGCCCTTGAGTCAGTGAGCCTTGTCAAGGAAGCTTTACAGGATGTGAGAGACAATATTGGTGAATTCCATGCTAAGTGGTATTCACAAATATTGAAGATGGCAGATGATCTAGATGTAACCCCATCTAAACCAAGAACATGTGGCAGGCAGACAACAAGATCAAATGTGCCATGTGAATCAACAGAGGATTATTACAAGAAAACCATTGCTATCCCTCTGCTTGATCACATGTTAACAGAAATGAATTCCAGGTTTGGTGACCTGCAAATCAAGGCATCCATGGGACTTCAGGTAATACCTGCCATGATTGGTCAATCCTCAACTACTGATTTTGAGTATTTTGTGGATGATTTACCATCTCCTTCAACACTGGAGCAAGAGATGCATATGTGGAAATTAAAATGGGCAAATGAGTCTGATCCACCTTCAGATATTATCACAGCATTACAAAACTGTATCTCAATCATATTTCCTAAtgtgcaccaaattttgaaaatttgtggAACATTTCCAGTAACCTCATGTGAATGTGAGAGAAGTATCAGTAGACTGAGACTTGTGAAGACATACTTACGATCAACAATGTCAACAAGTAGATTATCTTCTCTTATCATGATGTATGCTCATAGGAACATGACTGTAAATCCAAAGGAGGTGGGGATGCAGTATGCAAGGAAAAATCCAAGGAGAATAGTGCTACCAGACATTCTTGTTGATTAA